From a single Halovulum dunhuangense genomic region:
- the ribD gene encoding bifunctional diaminohydroxyphosphoribosylaminopyrimidine deaminase/5-amino-6-(5-phosphoribosylamino)uracil reductase RibD, whose amino-acid sequence MARALALAARALGNSWPNPAVGCVIVRDGAVVGEGWTAPGGRPHAETQALDAAGAKASGATAYVSLEPCAHHGLTPPCADAMERAGIARCVIATGDPDPRVAGRGIARLRDAGIAVEVGLMADEASALNEGFFTRIARGRPWLTLKLASSLDGRIALGSGVSRWITGPEARGFVHGLRARHDAVMIGAGTARADDPTLDVREGHQTPRQPVRIVADSTLSLPLTGRLAATARHQPLWLLHGPGVARDRAQVFGDIGVELLGVPTGEGGVLDLVAAMGALGARGLTRVLCEGGGQLAAGLIRSGLVDELILMTSGKVIGGDGIPAVAAMGATDLGAVPRFVPIEHRQLGPDLMSRWRPAT is encoded by the coding sequence GACCGCGCCCGGCGGACGGCCCCACGCCGAGACGCAGGCGCTGGATGCCGCGGGCGCGAAGGCAAGCGGCGCCACGGCATATGTCTCGCTGGAGCCCTGCGCCCATCACGGGCTGACACCGCCTTGCGCCGATGCGATGGAACGCGCCGGCATCGCGCGCTGCGTGATCGCGACCGGCGATCCGGACCCGCGCGTGGCGGGCCGCGGCATCGCGCGGCTGCGCGATGCGGGCATCGCGGTAGAGGTCGGGCTGATGGCAGACGAGGCCAGCGCGCTGAACGAGGGCTTCTTCACCCGCATCGCGCGGGGCCGGCCATGGCTGACCCTGAAGCTTGCCAGCAGCCTTGATGGGCGAATCGCGCTTGGATCGGGTGTCAGCCGCTGGATCACCGGGCCAGAGGCGCGGGGGTTCGTCCACGGCCTTCGCGCACGCCACGATGCGGTGATGATCGGCGCCGGCACGGCACGCGCCGACGACCCGACGCTGGATGTGCGCGAAGGGCACCAGACCCCGCGCCAGCCGGTGCGGATCGTGGCCGACAGCACGCTGTCGCTGCCCCTGACCGGACGGCTTGCCGCGACCGCGCGGCACCAACCGCTGTGGCTGCTGCACGGTCCGGGCGTGGCGCGGGACCGCGCACAGGTATTTGGCGACATCGGGGTCGAACTGCTTGGCGTGCCGACCGGAGAGGGCGGCGTTCTCGATCTCGTGGCGGCCATGGGTGCGCTTGGCGCGCGCGGCCTGACCCGGGTGCTCTGCGAGGGCGGCGGTCAGCTTGCCGCGGGGCTGATCCGCAGCGGGCTGGTTGACGAGCTGATCCTCATGACTTCGGGCAAGGTGATCGGCGGGGACGGCATTCCGGCGGTGGCCGCGATGGGTGCCACGGACCTTGGCGCGGTGCCCCGCTTCGTGCCGATCGAACATCGCCAGCTGGGACCGGACCTGATGAGCCGCTGGCGCCCGGCGACCTGA